From the Candidatus Peregrinibacteria bacterium genome, one window contains:
- a CDS encoding FtsX-like permease family protein, producing MWRNRFSLLVFLGGTSLLLFLLHAISFISLFPQFLLQHFEQKADIAIFIQRDAPEYRVDAFREYLSQKKNSGKISDYWELSQEEALADFRKRYPEETRFLDQYNIENPFSTLFSIVPISPTDTTPLLESWLSSDEWRDVIDHDALKKSEHARYQVQNFLQFTSLSDKTFLFLRIFFSLLLFALFFLFVLLHIRGSRQEIQIMRLVGAKISFLQTPFLLQAFLLSLFSSLLGTLIFLWALDGVYVFLLQLSHELGIEGDGAISEFFQKEHIVSGTLFLNIFLLLVMSFFSAWLAVQRMLREQLFTRYTPS from the coding sequence ATGTGGCGAAATCGTTTTTCACTTCTCGTCTTTTTAGGAGGAACCTCTCTTTTGTTGTTTCTTCTCCATGCTATTTCTTTTATCTCCCTCTTTCCCCAGTTTCTTCTTCAACATTTTGAACAAAAGGCAGACATTGCCATTTTTATTCAACGCGACGCACCGGAGTATCGAGTAGATGCTTTTCGTGAATACCTTTCTCAAAAGAAAAATTCTGGAAAAATTTCCGACTATTGGGAGCTTTCCCAAGAAGAAGCACTTGCAGATTTTCGAAAACGATATCCCGAAGAGACTCGTTTTCTCGATCAATATAATATTGAAAATCCATTTTCTACCCTTTTCAGTATCGTTCCTATTTCTCCAACCGATACAACGCCTCTCCTAGAATCGTGGCTTTCTTCTGATGAGTGGCGAGATGTCATTGATCATGATGCTCTCAAAAAGAGTGAACATGCGCGATACCAGGTACAAAATTTTCTTCAATTCACTTCTCTTTCCGATAAAACCTTTCTCTTTTTGCGTATTTTCTTCTCTCTCCTTTTGTTTGCTCTCTTTTTCCTTTTTGTTCTTTTGCATATTCGAGGAAGCCGTCAAGAAATTCAGATTATGCGTCTCGTGGGAGCAAAAATCTCTTTTTTACAGACTCCTTTTCTGCTCCAAGCCTTTCTTCTTTCGCTCTTCTCTTCTCTTTTAGGAACGCTTATTTTTTTGTGGGCGCTTGATGGGGTGTATGTTTTTCTTTTGCAACTTTCACACGAATTGGGGATAGAAGGAGATGGAGCAATCTCTGAATTCTTTCAAAAAGAACACATCGTCTCAGGCACACTTTTTTTGAATATTTTTCTTCTTCTCGTGATGAGCTTTTTTTCTGCATGGCTTGCCGTGCAACGCATGCTTCGCGAACAGCTCTTTACGAGATACACCCCTTCATGA
- a CDS encoding peptidoglycan bridge formation glycyltransferase FemA/FemB family protein, translated as MSKMENLWQSSPWACLQKSLGNTVFFVEDILLIQRKLPLGKTLLEIPRACPTEKQWHTILQEAKQRKSIAIRIAPNRENTVLPKGFFALRSASQRFPEYTRIIPLSGSEEEIFSGFSSTGRRHIRQAEKNSVMISVSGDTEQFSNLIKKTASRDGFSAHGKEYFQKFLKAFGEHAILLVAQDEKEWLAAGIFVFWKNTGTYYYGASIDPSRNKNAPTLIQWRAIQEAKKRGCTEYDFLGVAPENDPNHRLARVSTFKKKFGGEVEKYAPETYLLISPFVFFLLNSGKVLRNLFRKKM; from the coding sequence ATGAGCAAAATGGAAAACCTCTGGCAATCATCTCCATGGGCATGTCTTCAAAAATCATTGGGAAATACTGTTTTTTTTGTAGAAGACATACTCCTGATCCAGCGGAAGCTTCCGCTCGGAAAAACACTACTCGAAATTCCTCGTGCCTGTCCCACAGAAAAACAATGGCACACCATTTTGCAAGAAGCAAAGCAGAGAAAAAGTATTGCCATCCGTATTGCCCCAAATCGAGAAAACACTGTTCTTCCAAAAGGATTTTTTGCCCTTCGGAGTGCATCACAACGTTTTCCAGAATACACTCGTATTATTCCTCTTTCTGGGTCGGAAGAGGAGATTTTTTCGGGATTTTCAAGTACTGGACGTCGGCACATTCGACAGGCGGAAAAAAATAGTGTGATGATTTCTGTATCAGGGGACACAGAGCAGTTTTCGAATCTCATCAAAAAAACAGCATCGCGAGATGGTTTTTCTGCACACGGAAAAGAATATTTTCAAAAATTTCTTAAGGCATTTGGGGAGCACGCTATACTTTTAGTAGCACAAGATGAAAAAGAATGGCTTGCCGCCGGTATTTTTGTCTTTTGGAAAAACACTGGAACATACTACTATGGGGCGAGTATTGATCCAAGCAGAAACAAAAATGCCCCCACACTTATCCAATGGCGAGCAATTCAAGAAGCAAAAAAACGGGGGTGCACCGAATACGATTTTCTTGGGGTTGCGCCAGAGAACGACCCAAATCACCGACTCGCACGAGTGAGCACTTTTAAGAAAAAATTTGGCGGAGAAGTGGAAAAATATGCCCCAGAAACGTATCTCCTGATTTCTCCATTCGTCTTTTTTCTTCTGAACTCTGGAAAAGTGCTTCGGAATCTCTTCCGAAAAAAAATGTGA
- a CDS encoding anthranilate synthase component I family protein — protein sequence MKKRSVSTDIFLNAFLESSVSEVTILREKDQFLLFQESTKTHTTPKGMPAVPSGFLVGFISYDWARNALGVHGKMDDSTPSFLFREYEYALSTDAKELFKTLPHFLKERSYSLGKFVHDFPTQAWEEGFQKTHHDIFRGEFYQINLTQRFTADFWGDTKQLFLAMILKNPSSQAGFFGLDTGAILSASPELFLRFYQDTVTTEPIKGTRPRGKSLQEDEMLQKELLQSKKEKAELLMIADLLRNDLRKTCRSIRVSSLRSIQKNPSVWHTFSRISGKKSPEYSAIETLLSCLPGGSISGCPKKRAVEIIEEVEPHARGIFCGTLGFLDSKGNGAFSLLIRTILLYKNRAFFQAGGGITSASEQEAEREEILQKSVSFFALHKEQKT from the coding sequence GTGAAAAAGAGAAGCGTTTCCACCGATATTTTTTTGAATGCTTTTCTCGAGAGTAGTGTATCAGAAGTAACAATTCTTCGAGAAAAAGACCAATTCCTCCTCTTTCAGGAGAGCACAAAAACCCACACCACTCCAAAAGGCATGCCTGCCGTGCCAAGTGGATTTTTGGTGGGCTTCATCTCATACGATTGGGCGCGAAATGCGCTTGGCGTTCACGGAAAGATGGATGATTCTACCCCTTCATTTCTCTTTCGAGAATATGAATATGCCCTTTCCACAGACGCAAAAGAACTCTTCAAAACTCTTCCACATTTTCTGAAAGAGAGATCCTACTCTCTTGGAAAGTTTGTACACGATTTTCCAACGCAGGCTTGGGAAGAGGGATTCCAAAAAACTCACCACGATATTTTTCGGGGCGAATTTTACCAAATAAATCTCACTCAGCGCTTTACTGCAGATTTCTGGGGAGACACAAAACAGCTTTTTCTTGCAATGATTCTCAAAAATCCATCGTCACAAGCAGGGTTTTTTGGTCTTGACACTGGTGCCATTCTTTCTGCAAGTCCAGAGCTCTTTCTTCGTTTTTATCAAGATACTGTTACCACAGAGCCTATCAAAGGAACTCGTCCTCGAGGAAAATCCTTACAGGAAGATGAAATGCTTCAAAAAGAGCTCCTTCAATCAAAAAAAGAAAAGGCAGAACTCCTAATGATTGCCGATCTTCTTCGAAATGATCTTCGGAAAACATGCCGATCAATTCGAGTGTCCTCCCTTCGGAGTATTCAAAAAAACCCATCGGTTTGGCACACCTTCTCTCGTATCTCTGGAAAAAAATCTCCTGAATATTCTGCAATAGAAACCCTTCTTTCTTGTCTCCCCGGAGGATCTATCTCTGGTTGTCCCAAGAAACGAGCAGTAGAAATTATTGAAGAAGTTGAGCCACATGCTCGTGGTATTTTTTGTGGAACGCTTGGGTTTTTAGACTCCAAGGGGAACGGTGCTTTTTCCCTTCTCATCCGAACGATTCTTCTCTATAAAAATAGGGCTTTTTTTCAGGCAGGAGGAGGAATTACAAGTGCTTCAGAACAGGAGGCGGAACGAGAAGAAATTCTCCAAAAAAGCGTTTCGTTTTTTGCGCTTCATAAAGAACAGAAAACATAA